A window of Cryptomeria japonica chromosome 3, Sugi_1.0, whole genome shotgun sequence contains these coding sequences:
- the LOC131053425 gene encoding uncharacterized protein LOC131053425: MDTDDNGSCGYVSKQEDCELNRVAEAGGALDDSTDLLITLSKHAINDIIDELDNPHASPKMDADENGSCGYGSKQKECEQNRVAEAGGALDDCTDLLITLSKHAINDIIDDLDKPHASPKMDADENGSCTYPSMLRTCKQRGILNPGEAGDDCTGEIITGNHNNFGKLSAEPTINEDELVGDLCNSPANHQVNGDNILSCGYPSKQENCEQSEVVKPGKADDCSRGTRKSSNNNQNICNSVFKSNILEYPYKRVDDFIFSDKSLVGRFTRMMRPSVPELSQWSHINWLPKLKSILMFKILANGFFKIEFFCHEDCEFVLENGPWFMGTAGLSIKRWSPNFDPQNPGPLKTPVWMILLDLPLEFRNEDLLIKICSKVGKVLQIAESTTEMNGQTSAARACVEVDLKEGLMESLDLQCKGTTWKQDLDYEGIPFRCKICRSADHLDGSCPKSSAKNVRKKK; encoded by the coding sequence ATGGATACAGATGATAATGGATCATGTGGGTATGTAAGTAAGCAAGAAGACTGTGAGCTGAATAGAGTTGCCGAGGCAGGAGGAGCATTGGATGACTCTACGGATCTTTTAATCACTCTTTCTAAACACGCCATCAATGACATTATAGATGAGCTCGATAACCCTCATGCAAGCCCTAAAATGGATGCTGATGAAAATGGATCATGTGGGTATGGAAGCAAGCAAAAAGAATGTGAGCAGAATAGAGTTGCCGAGGCAGGAGGAGCATTGGATGACTGTACGGATCTTTTAATCACTCTTTCTAAGCACGCCATCAACGACATTATAGATGATCTTGATAAACCTCATGCAAGCCCTAAAATGGATGCTGATGAGAATGGATCATGTACGTATCCAAGCATGCTAAGGACATGTAAGCAGAGAGGGATTTTAAACCCAGGAGAAGCGGGAGATGATTGCACCGGTGAGATCATCACAGGTAACCATAACAATTTCGGTAAGCTTTCTGCTGAGCCTAcaatcaatgaagatgaattagtAGGCGATCTCTGTAACTCTCCTGCAAACCACCAAGTGAATGGTGACAATATTTTATCATGTGGGTATCCAAGTAAGCAAGAGAACTGCGAGCAGAGCGAAGTTGTGAAGCCAGGAAAAGCAGATGATTGCAGTAGGGGAACCCGCAAGAGCAGCAATAACAATCAGAATATCTGTAACTCTGTCTTTAAGTCTAATATCCTTGAATATCCATATAAGCGAGTAGATGACTTTATATTCAGTGATAAGTCCCTGgtagggaggttcactaggatgaTGAGACCAAGTGTCCCCGAACTCTCCCAGTGGTCTCACATCAATTGGTTACCTAAGTTGAAGAGCATTTTGATGTTTAAAATATTAGCTAACGGTTTCTTTAAGATCGAATTCTTCTGTCACGAGGACTGTGAGTTTGTACTGGAGAATGGGCCCTGGTTCATGGGAACAGCAGGCCTGAGCATTAAGAGATGGTCACCTAATTTTGATCCACAAAATCCTGGCCCATTGAAAACCCCAGTGTGGATGATACTCCTTGACCTTCCCCTAGAGTTTCGGAATGAGGATTTGTTGATCAAGATCTGCTCTAAGGTTGGGAAGGTCCTACAAATAGCAGAGAGCACGACTGAAATGAATGGTCAAACTTCTGCTGCCAGGGCCTGCGTCGAGGTTGATCTCAAGGAAGGTCTGATGGAATCACTTGATCTTCAGTGTAAAGGAACCACTTGGAAGCAGGATTTGGATTACGAAGGGATACCATTTAGGTGTAAGATCTGCCGGAGTGCAGATCACCTTGATGGATCATGTCCCAAATCATCTGCCAAAAACGTaaggaaaaagaaataa